In Carnobacterium sp. CP1, the following are encoded in one genomic region:
- the opp3C gene encoding oligopeptide ABC transporter permease produces MFVPAGSLNAADNEKIAAPSLSFLQDSWRRLKKNKAAVVSLFVLIIFVILSIAAPVISPHDPNHQTVSHANLPPKIPGLNIDGLNGTQVMGNTRVDKYEQQGVPTDAYYILGTDGLGRDLLSRILHGTRVSLLIAFVAALFDLTIGVLYGLVSGWAGGKVDNAMQRLLEILSGVPNLVVVILMLLVLDPGIKSIIIALAITGWISMARVIRAQTLKLKNQEYILAAKTLGESPFKIAIKHLIPNLSGIIIIQTMFSIPAAIFFEAFLSFIGIGIPAPTASLGTLINDGYKTFRFLPHLMWYPAAVICILMISFNLLADGLRDAFDPKMKD; encoded by the coding sequence ATGTTTGTTCCAGCTGGTAGTTTAAATGCAGCAGATAATGAAAAAATAGCAGCGCCTTCTTTAAGTTTTCTACAGGATTCTTGGAGACGATTAAAGAAAAATAAAGCTGCGGTAGTTAGTTTGTTTGTACTGATTATTTTTGTTATCTTAAGTATTGCAGCTCCGGTCATTTCGCCACATGATCCGAACCACCAAACGGTTTCACATGCTAACTTGCCGCCTAAAATTCCAGGATTAAACATTGATGGTTTAAACGGAACGCAAGTTATGGGGAATACACGTGTGGACAAATACGAACAGCAAGGTGTGCCAACAGATGCTTATTATATTTTAGGAACAGATGGCTTAGGCCGTGATTTGCTTTCGCGTATCTTACACGGAACCCGCGTGTCGCTCTTGATTGCCTTTGTCGCAGCGTTATTTGACTTAACCATAGGTGTTCTTTATGGATTAGTATCAGGTTGGGCTGGCGGAAAAGTTGATAACGCTATGCAACGGTTATTGGAGATTTTATCCGGTGTGCCAAACTTAGTTGTGGTTATCTTAATGTTATTAGTCTTAGACCCAGGTATTAAATCAATTATTATCGCTTTAGCGATTACAGGTTGGATTTCAATGGCTCGGGTTATTCGAGCACAAACATTGAAGTTGAAAAACCAAGAATATATTTTAGCAGCAAAAACATTGGGAGAGTCTCCCTTTAAAATTGCTATTAAACATTTGATTCCAAATTTATCAGGGATTATTATCATTCAAACAATGTTTTCAATTCCAGCGGCTATTTTCTTTGAAGCCTTCTTAAGTTTCATTGGTATTGGTATTCCAGCACCAACGGCTTCTTTAGGAACATTGATTAACGATGGTTACAAAACATTCCGTTTCTTACCACATTTGATGTGGTATCCGGCAGCTGTTATTTGTATTTTGATGATTTCATTTAACTTGCTAGCTGATGGTTTACGTGATGCATTTGATCCAAAAATGAAAGATTAG
- a CDS encoding ABC transporter ATP-binding protein, whose protein sequence is MNNVLEVKNLNITFDTYAGKVKAIRGVSFNLKKGETLAIVGESGSGKSVTTRSIMRLLSQNANVEQGEILFNGSDLIKKTEKEMQGIRGKDIAMIFQDPMTSLNPTMTIGKQVSEPIRLHQKLNKDEASKRALELLNLVGLPHAEKRMKQYPHQFSGGQRQRIVIAIALACNPEILIADEPTTALDVTIQAQILDLMKELQKKISTSIIFITHDLGVVANVADRVAVMYAGKIVEVGTVDEIFYNPQHPYTWGLISSMPTLEIKETLYAIPGTPPDLLDPPVGDAFAPRNEFAMKIDTELEPPLFKVSETHYAATWLLHPNAPAVEPPAEIKARQEIYKQKFSKHQHNEDSAVFDANHEVKGGV, encoded by the coding sequence ATGAATAATGTATTAGAAGTTAAGAATTTGAATATCACATTCGACACCTATGCTGGTAAAGTAAAAGCCATTCGTGGTGTCAGTTTCAATTTAAAAAAAGGGGAGACATTAGCTATCGTCGGTGAGTCTGGTTCTGGTAAATCCGTGACGACTCGCAGTATTATGCGTTTGCTTTCTCAAAACGCTAATGTTGAGCAAGGCGAGATTTTGTTCAATGGCAGCGACCTAATTAAAAAAACCGAAAAAGAAATGCAAGGCATCCGAGGAAAGGATATCGCTATGATTTTCCAAGATCCGATGACGTCGCTTAATCCGACAATGACGATTGGAAAACAAGTATCTGAACCGATTCGCCTTCATCAAAAATTAAATAAAGATGAAGCATCTAAGCGTGCTCTAGAATTGTTAAATTTGGTAGGGTTGCCTCATGCTGAAAAACGTATGAAACAATACCCGCATCAATTTTCAGGTGGACAAAGACAACGAATCGTTATTGCGATTGCCTTAGCTTGTAATCCGGAAATTTTGATAGCTGATGAACCGACAACAGCTTTAGACGTAACAATTCAAGCGCAAATTCTTGATTTGATGAAAGAACTGCAAAAGAAAATTTCAACTTCGATTATTTTTATTACACATGATTTAGGCGTAGTAGCTAACGTAGCTGACCGCGTAGCGGTTATGTATGCTGGAAAAATCGTAGAAGTAGGAACTGTTGATGAGATTTTTTATAATCCACAACACCCATATACTTGGGGATTGATTAGTTCAATGCCTACATTAGAGATCAAAGAGACGCTTTATGCAATCCCAGGAACGCCTCCGGACTTACTGGATCCACCTGTAGGAGATGCTTTTGCTCCTCGTAACGAGTTTGCGATGAAAATCGATACTGAATTAGAACCGCCTTTGTTTAAAGTTTCTGAGACTCATTATGCAGCAACTTGGTTATTGCACCCTAATGCACCAGCAGTTGAACCACCTGCTGAAATTAAAGCACGTCAAGAAATCTATAAGCAAAAATTTTCAAAACATCAACACAATGAAGATTCAGCCGTTTTTGATGCTAACCATGAAGTAAAAGGAGGCGTCTAA
- a CDS encoding ABC transporter ATP-binding protein — MENREKILEVKGLKQYFNSGTKNEVRAVDDVTFDIYKGETFGLVGESGSGKSTTGRSIIRLYNPTAGEIDFQGTKVHSIKGKKEMLSFRRDMQMIFQDPYASLNPKMKVRDIIAEGIDIHNLATSTEDRNRQVDELLKTVGLNPDHASRYPHEFSGGQRQRIGIARALAVKPKFIIADEPISALDVSIQAQVVNLLMELQKTQDLTFLFIAHDLSMVKYISDRIGVMNNGKLLELAAADEVYNRPLHPYTESLLSAVPLPDPEYERNRVRTPYIRREANEEAEELREITPGHFVYCRESDVAALKEKKANYAK; from the coding sequence ATGGAGAACAGAGAAAAAATATTAGAAGTTAAAGGATTAAAGCAATACTTTAACAGTGGGACTAAAAATGAAGTTCGTGCAGTAGATGATGTGACTTTTGACATTTATAAAGGGGAGACTTTCGGTTTAGTTGGAGAGTCCGGTTCAGGTAAATCGACAACTGGTCGTTCAATTATTCGTCTTTACAACCCAACAGCTGGCGAAATAGATTTTCAAGGAACTAAAGTCCACAGTATTAAAGGTAAAAAGGAAATGTTGTCATTCAGAAGAGATATGCAAATGATTTTTCAAGATCCTTATGCTTCATTAAATCCGAAAATGAAAGTACGCGACATTATTGCCGAAGGAATTGATATTCATAATTTAGCTACTTCAACTGAAGACCGTAATCGTCAAGTAGATGAGTTGCTGAAAACGGTCGGACTAAATCCTGACCATGCTTCACGTTATCCGCATGAATTTTCAGGTGGCCAACGTCAGCGTATCGGAATCGCAAGAGCTCTTGCAGTTAAACCAAAATTTATTATTGCGGATGAACCTATCTCGGCTTTAGATGTTTCTATACAAGCCCAAGTAGTAAATTTGTTAATGGAATTACAAAAAACGCAAGATTTGACGTTCTTGTTTATTGCCCATGACTTATCAATGGTGAAATATATCAGTGACCGTATTGGAGTAATGAACAATGGTAAATTACTTGAATTAGCAGCTGCTGACGAAGTTTACAATAGACCTTTGCATCCTTATACGGAAAGTTTATTGTCTGCTGTTCCATTGCCGGATCCTGAGTATGAGCGCAATCGTGTCCGGACGCCTTATATTCGTAGAGAAGCAAATGAAGAAGCAGAAGAATTAAGAGAAATTACACCAGGACATTTTGTTTACTGTCGTGAATCAGATGTAGCAGCTTTGAAAGAAAAAAAAGCGAACTACGCGAAATAA
- the spxA gene encoding transcriptional regulator SpxA: MVTLYTSPSCTSCRKARAWLEENNITYTERNIFSEPLSIPEIKSILRMTEDGTEEIISTRSKVFQELDVDLDDLPLQNLFDLIQVNPGLLRRPIMLDDKRLQVGYNEDEIRRFLPREVRALELQHAQKIVGY, encoded by the coding sequence ATGGTTACTTTATATACATCACCTAGTTGTACTTCATGCCGCAAAGCTCGTGCGTGGTTAGAAGAAAACAACATTACTTATACAGAAAGAAATATTTTTTCTGAACCTTTATCTATTCCTGAGATTAAATCAATTTTGCGGATGACGGAAGATGGAACAGAAGAAATCATTTCTACTAGATCAAAGGTCTTTCAAGAATTAGATGTTGATTTAGATGATTTACCTCTTCAAAACTTGTTTGATTTAATTCAAGTAAATCCTGGGCTTTTACGTCGACCAATCATGTTAGATGATAAAAGATTGCAAGTAGGATACAATGAAGATGAAATTCGACGCTTTTTACCTAGAGAAGTTCGTGCGCTTGAATTACAGCATGCACAAAAAATCGTTGGGTATTAA
- a CDS encoding adaptor protein MecA gives MEMEHINENTIRVLIGNADLEERGITFLDLLGNHKQIEEFFYSILEEVDVDEQFHESDAITFQVLPNGSGLELFISKGGPLSEDIDFSSASDNFGSGDFSQLIKKQLVQDGQTDNVENYLGNPNKEIEEVVLRFNQFEDMVSLSKRLYLDNAASNLYLYKGDYFLHLVFFVEEMIERSVDEEVSLALEFAEKTPITHGVLTEHGQLIMENSALELTRYYFK, from the coding sequence ATGGAAATGGAACACATAAATGAAAATACAATCCGTGTACTCATTGGAAATGCTGATTTGGAAGAAAGAGGCATAACCTTTTTAGATCTTTTAGGGAATCATAAACAGATTGAAGAATTCTTTTACAGTATTTTGGAAGAAGTCGACGTGGATGAACAGTTCCATGAATCTGATGCAATTACATTTCAGGTTTTACCTAATGGCAGTGGTTTAGAATTGTTCATTAGTAAAGGTGGTCCATTAAGCGAAGATATTGACTTTTCTTCAGCATCTGATAATTTTGGTTCAGGAGATTTTTCACAGTTGATAAAAAAACAATTAGTTCAAGATGGACAAACAGATAACGTAGAAAATTATTTAGGCAATCCAAATAAAGAAATTGAAGAAGTTGTCTTGCGTTTCAATCAATTCGAAGACATGGTTTCACTATCAAAAAGATTGTATCTAGACAATGCAGCATCGAATCTTTATTTATATAAAGGCGATTATTTCTTGCATTTAGTTTTCTTTGTTGAAGAGATGATTGAACGAAGCGTTGATGAAGAGGTTTCTTTAGCACTTGAATTTGCTGAAAAGACTCCCATTACTCATGGTGTGTTGACTGAGCATGGACAATTGATCATGGAAAACAGCGCACTAGAGTTAACACGTTACTATTTCAAATAA
- a CDS encoding competence protein CoiA, which translates to MYMLVALNQKNQHVYADKLKTERRTNTKKEEYICPCCQAPVFLKQGKLKQAHFAHYHQTTCQVFSEGETEEHLLGKKLLFEWFVKQGVPCQLEAYLPGLKQRPDLLVWLNSKTPIVIEFQCSSLSSDRMIERTEGYQNNQYEVYWILGSKFKFTQKLTSFQRLFMKKNKTYGYYLYSLDVYQRQLHLISNIHQKKCHSK; encoded by the coding sequence ATGTATATGTTAGTAGCGTTAAATCAAAAAAATCAACACGTTTATGCAGATAAGCTGAAAACAGAAAGGAGAACAAACACTAAAAAAGAAGAATATATCTGCCCTTGCTGCCAAGCACCGGTTTTTTTAAAACAAGGAAAATTAAAACAAGCTCATTTTGCCCATTATCATCAGACGACTTGCCAAGTATTTTCTGAAGGTGAGACAGAAGAACATCTATTAGGGAAAAAATTGCTGTTTGAGTGGTTTGTCAAACAAGGAGTTCCTTGTCAGTTAGAAGCCTATTTGCCGGGCTTAAAACAACGGCCAGATTTACTTGTTTGGTTAAATTCAAAGACTCCAATAGTCATTGAGTTTCAATGCAGCTCATTATCATCGGACAGAATGATCGAACGAACAGAAGGCTATCAGAACAACCAGTATGAAGTTTATTGGATTTTGGGATCAAAATTTAAATTTACACAAAAACTTACTTCGTTTCAGCGTTTATTTATGAAAAAAAATAAAACATATGGTTATTACCTTTATAGTTTAGATGTTTACCAACGACAGTTGCATTTAATTTCTAATATCCATCAAAAAAAGTGTCACAGCAAGTAG
- the pepF gene encoding oligoendopeptidase F: MEESKKLPKREEVPVALTWDLNVIFESDEAFHAAYQELEQKIAGIAAFKGRLTESAETFLHCIQYILEISNELETLYVYAHLKNDQDTANAVYQGMYDRASSLATKAGEAISWFEPEVLEIPEEKLSGYLKENKDLVMYQHYIDQLTASRKHILSANEEALLAGAGEIFGASSRTFNVLNNADLQFPVIKDENGDDIQLSHGVYGQLMESMNRSVREAAFKNLYQVYQGLNNTFASTLSSHVKYHNYNAKVHHYQSAREKALAANHIPETVYDTLLEVVDDNLPLLHRYVALRKELLNVDELHMYDMYTPITGEAGIKFTYEDAKETTMEALKPLGEEYLAVLEKAFQERWIDVVENAGKRSGAYSSGAYETNPYILLNWHDSLNHLYTLVHELGHSAHSYFTRANQPYVYGDYSIFLAEIASTTNENILTEYLLETQKDPQVRAYILNHYLDGFKGTIFRQTQFAEFEHFIHEETAKGTPLTSDFLNQAYGKLNARYYGPAVEEDSEIAFEWSRIPHFYYNYYVYQYATGFSAATALAAKILKDEEGTSLENYLTYLKSGSSDYPIEVMKKAGVDMTEKNYIQEAMTVFETRLNELETLIETLKA, from the coding sequence ATGGAAGAATCAAAAAAATTACCAAAACGTGAAGAAGTCCCCGTAGCATTGACTTGGGATTTAAATGTTATTTTTGAGTCTGATGAAGCGTTTCATGCAGCCTATCAAGAATTGGAACAAAAGATAGCTGGAATAGCTGCATTTAAAGGGAGATTAACAGAAAGTGCTGAAACGTTCTTGCATTGTATTCAATATATTCTTGAAATTTCCAACGAGCTGGAAACGTTGTATGTTTACGCTCACTTAAAAAATGATCAAGATACAGCCAACGCCGTATATCAAGGAATGTACGACCGCGCTTCTTCACTAGCAACTAAAGCAGGAGAAGCAATTTCTTGGTTTGAACCTGAAGTATTAGAAATCCCAGAAGAAAAATTGTCTGGTTATTTAAAAGAAAACAAAGATTTAGTTATGTATCAACATTACATTGATCAATTGACAGCTTCTAGAAAACACATTCTGTCAGCTAATGAGGAAGCTCTCTTGGCAGGAGCAGGAGAAATTTTTGGAGCTTCAAGCCGGACCTTTAATGTTTTGAATAATGCTGACTTACAGTTTCCAGTAATCAAAGATGAGAACGGCGACGATATCCAATTATCGCACGGAGTCTATGGACAACTGATGGAAAGTATGAATCGTTCTGTACGTGAAGCTGCTTTTAAAAATTTATACCAAGTCTATCAGGGGTTGAACAATACCTTCGCTAGTACCTTGTCTTCGCATGTTAAATACCATAATTACAATGCAAAAGTGCATCATTACCAATCTGCACGTGAGAAAGCATTGGCAGCAAACCATATTCCTGAAACAGTATACGATACGTTATTAGAGGTTGTCGATGATAATCTGCCGCTGCTTCATCGTTATGTAGCTTTAAGAAAAGAACTATTAAACGTTGACGAATTGCATATGTACGATATGTATACGCCTATTACTGGAGAAGCAGGCATCAAGTTCACTTATGAAGACGCTAAAGAAACAACAATGGAAGCCTTAAAACCACTAGGAGAAGAATACCTAGCTGTGTTAGAGAAAGCTTTTCAAGAGCGTTGGATCGATGTTGTAGAGAATGCAGGCAAGCGTAGCGGTGCATACTCTTCAGGAGCTTATGAAACCAATCCCTATATTTTACTAAACTGGCACGATTCATTAAATCATTTATATACGTTAGTTCATGAACTGGGACATAGCGCGCATAGCTATTTTACTAGAGCAAACCAACCATATGTCTACGGAGATTATTCTATTTTCTTAGCTGAAATTGCTTCGACAACTAACGAAAATATCTTGACCGAATATTTATTAGAAACTCAAAAAGACCCTCAAGTGCGTGCTTATATCTTAAATCATTATTTAGATGGTTTTAAAGGAACTATTTTCCGGCAAACACAATTTGCTGAATTTGAGCATTTTATTCATGAAGAAACAGCAAAAGGCACACCTTTAACCAGTGATTTTTTAAATCAAGCTTATGGAAAATTGAATGCACGCTACTATGGTCCAGCAGTTGAAGAAGATTCTGAAATTGCATTTGAATGGTCGCGTATTCCTCATTTTTATTACAATTATTATGTTTACCAATATGCAACAGGGTTTTCAGCAGCAACAGCGTTAGCAGCCAAAATCTTAAAAGATGAAGAAGGTACATCATTAGAGAACTACCTGACTTATTTGAAATCAGGCAGTAGTGATTATCCGATTGAAGTCATGAAAAAAGCAGGAGTAGATATGACAGAAAAAAACTATATTCAAGAAGCGATGACTGTTTTTGAAACTAGGTTAAATGAGTTGGAGACGTTGATTGAAACGTTGAAGGCTTAA